AGGGCTGGGAGGGCATCTGCCAGTACAACGCCGCCATGCTGCGCCCCTCGTGGTCCGTGGAGCGGCTTCAGCGCGAGTCCGAGCGCATCTGGGCGCTGCACGTCGAGAAGAACGGCCCGCCGGCGCTCAGCGTCTCGTTGCGCGCTCCCGGGCCGATCCAAGTGGACGCGTTCTCGCTTGGAGCGCTACTCGACGACCGCAGCCCCATGCCGGAGGATCTGATCGCGCCGCGAGTGCTCACTCCGGGCGGGCTGCTCGTGCTCGGCGGTGCGCCGAAGGTCGGCAAGTCCGACTTCCTGATCAGCTGGCTGGTCCACATGGCCGCGGGGGAGCCATTCCTGGGCTTCGCACCGCCGCGCCCTCTGCGCGTGTTCTACCTGCAGGCGGAGATCCAATACGACTATCTTCGTGAGCGGCTGCAGTCGATTGCGCTCGATCCGGATGTCATCGCGAGGGCGCGAGGGACATTCGTGGCGACACCGAAGCTGCGGCTCCTCCTCGACTCGGACGGTCAGACAGGCGTCGCGGAAGCGATCCGCCACGCCTTCCCGGACGAACCGGTCGACGTCCTCTGCATCGACCCCATCCGCAACGTCTTCGACGGCGGCACGGATGGCGGCGGCGAGAACGACAACGATGCCATGATGTTCTTCCTGCGGGAGCGGGTCGAGCTCCTCCGCGAGGCGGTGAACCCCGACTGCGGCGTAATCCTCGCCCACCACACGAAGAAGCTCGCCAAGCAACAGGTCAAGGAGGATCCCTTCCTGGCGCTCTCCGGCGCGAGCTCCCTGCGGGGCTTCTACACGTCCGGCATCATCATGCATCGGCCGGACGAGGAGCGAACCGAGCGGCGGCTTGAGATTGAGCTGCGCAACGGTCCAGCAATGCCGGCCATGCTCGTCGACAAGCGCGGCGGGCGATGGGTGGAGATCCGCCAGCAGGGAGAGCGTCTGGTTCGCGCCGAGTATGGAGCGCAACTCGATGCCGAACGTCTCCGGAAGCGCGACGCCATCCTGGAGCTGCTGCTCAGCGAGGCCGCCGAGGGGCGCATGTACAGCGCCTATCAGTTCGCGGAGACCTTCGAGAACAAGGCCGGGCTCGGTGGCCTCTCGACGATCCGCGAGCGCCTCAGCGTGCTCGCCACGAAGGGCTACGTGAAGTTCGTGAAAGACGAGGCTGCGCGAGCGCTCGGTCTCGACAGCGCGCGACTGAAGTTCGGCTTCCTGTGCGCCGAAGGGATGGTCTTGGGTCCCCTGGAGGACGCCGTCGATGAGGAAACCGGCGAAGTCTTTCGGGGTGGCCGCCCGGTCCTCCCGAGCCACCATAAATGCGCACAGACCGGCGCCGCGCTACCGGTCGAGAACCCGTCCGTTTGGGTTCACCGCGAGGAGGACGCCGCGTGATCGGAGCGCCCAACGCCCACCATTCCAGTTGCCAAATCGCGTTGGCAACTGGCCAGTTGTCATTGGCAACTGCCGGCTGGCAACTGGATTGGCATCTGCAAAACGCCCGTCGGAACATAGCCTTAGGCACAGTTTTCCAGTTGCCAATGACAACTCAGTTGCTGAAATTTTGGCATCTGCAAAAGCGCCCTGTTTTCAATCGCTTAGTCCAGTTGCCAGTTGCTAGACAGATCCCCCCTAAAGGGGGAGCGCGCCCATGGGGCGCCGCGCTCCCCCTCGGGACTGGGTCGCCACTCACCCACCATGTCCATCGGGAGCATTCCATGCCCGTGATCAATCGTGCGCGTGAACCGCACACCTCCGCATCGGCCGATCCGATCCGCGGCGAAGCCTATGTGGTCCTCGCACTCGACCTCGGCACCACGACGGGCTGGGCGCTGCGGAATACGGACGGGCTCATCACGAGCGGGACGGTGTCGTTCCGCCCGAGCCGCTACGACGGCGGCGGCATGCGCTACGTCCGCTTCCGCGCCTGGCTGGAGCGGCTGGCGGCCGACGCCGGTCCGATCGGCGCCATCCACTTCGAGGAAGTGCGCCGGCATGTCGGCACGGACGCCGCCCACGTCTTCGGCGGGCTCCTCGCCACGCTGACCGCTTGGGCGGAGACCGCGGGGGTGCCGTATCAGGGCGTCCCCGTCGGCACGATCAAACGGCACGCCACCGGGAAGGGCAACGCCAGCAAGGACGCGATGATCGCAGCGGCCCGCGCCCGCGGGTTCGAGCCCGCCGACGACAATGAGGCTGACGCCATCGCGATCCTGCACTGGGCACTTGAGACCGCGGGAGGCGTCGCATGAGCGGCATGCGGTTCACGCCGAGAGGGTTTGGCGGGCGTCGTCGCAGCCCTGACGCGGTCAAGCGGGACGGCTGGCGCGAGCAGGGCATCCTCGCCGTTGCGGCCGACGACGAGCGGCTCACGTGGCCCGAGCGAGAGCTCGTCCGCCAGCTCGGCGAGAAGCTCTACGGCAAGCGGACGGTGGAGGCGCGCCATGGCTGAGTGGACCAGGGCCGATGTCGAGGCGCGTCTGGAAAGCGCCGCACGGGTGATGCGGTCGCAGCCGTCCGATGGCCCCAGGGGCACGTTCAACGCGTGGCCGGCGTACTTCCACGACTTCGCCGACAAGGTCGGTCAGAAGCCCGAAACGCGAAGGCCCACGCCGTCTCCGCGGGCGATCAGCGAGGCTGAGGAGGCGATGCTGTGGCTGCGCTGGCTTGACGTCGACGATGCGCGGATCGTCTGGGCGCGGGCCGAGCGGACGGCTTGGAAGCCCATCTGCTGGCAGCACGGGATCAGCCGGGCGACGGCGGTGCGACGGCACCTCTACGCGCTCAGCGTGATCGTGTGGCGACTCAACGGGCGGCGCGTGCCGACGAAGCGGTCGAAGCAGTACGTGATCGACGGGGCCCAGGCGGAGTAGCAGGCATGGGGCCGGCGGGAAAACTTCCGGCCCCGCTGTCAAGTATTCTTTCCATCGTGAGACACTTTTCGGTGAGACGCCGCAACGTGGTGACATTGGCCGGGCTGGCGGCTATGTTCCGAGCATGCTCGCGAGACGTGAGCGTAATGGCTTAGCCCGAAGCGCTCTTCGCCGAAAAGCGGGCAGAAACAGCGGCAACGGAGAAAGTTATCCCCGCCGACGATCCTTGAGCGATACTGTGCTCGCCCGCAGTTGTACGGGTCCCTTCTGCCCGCAAACGTATACGGGAGGGCGTGGCGCGACGGTCCGCTAGCGACAGCCGCGATTTTTTGGGAAGCCACCCGGAAGCCGGGATCCACCTGACGAGCCGAAACGCCAGAGTTTCCGGGCGGTCTGACCCCCGGCAGGTGGATCCGACGGTGGATCTGTAGTCCACCTGGATCCGGTAGGGATCCACCCTCGCGGGGTCCAGCTCGAACCATCTCGGCGGAGTCCACCCGACTCCGCATCCACCACGCACCATCCGCGCCGCTCGCAAGCGAGGAAGCCATGTCCGTCTTCGCCGAAGCGACCGCGCCAGCGATCCGCTGGAGCGCGGTGACGCCCGACGACGTGGAGACGTTCGACCCGATGCCGCGTGCGCTGTTCGTCGGCGGCACCGGCAACGTCGCTCTGGAAGACCGCACTGGATCGATCGCCGTCTGGTCCGTCGTCGGCGGCCAGATCCTCCCGGTGTCGCCGCTACGGGTCCGGGCGACGGACACGACAGCGACAAACATCATCGCGCTCTGGTAGCGCGGACCGCGCGCCGCCATCATCCGACAACAGGACGAACCGCATGACCCTCGGCTTCGCGCCGGAGACGATCGAGCTGTGGCCGCTCGAGCGGCTGCAGCCGTACGCGAAGAACGCCAAGCTGCACGGCGAGGACCAAGTTGCGAAGATCGCCGCGAGCATCGCCGAGTTCGGCTGGACGGTGCCGGTGCTCGTCGGCGAGGACGGCGAAGTGATCGCCGGGCATGGCCGCATTCTCGCGGCGCAGAAGCTCGGGCTGAGCGAAGCGCCGGTGATCGTGCTGGGCCATCTCACGGACGAGCAGCGGCGCGCCTACCGGATTGCGGACAATAGGCTAACTGAACTCGGAGCCTGGGATGATGCGCTCCTCTCCGCCGAGCTGAAGGATCTGCTCGCGGACGAGTTCGACCTCTCGCTCATCGGCTTCTCCGACGGCGAGCTCGACAAGCTGCTGGCCGCGGTCCCGGACGAGGACGGCGCAGCGGGTGGGAGTGGCGAAGGCTCCACGCCGCCGGTCACGGTCCCGGAGCCGCCGCGCAATCCGGCGTCGCGCACCGGCGATCTCTGGATCCTCGGCGACCACCGGCTGCTGTGCGGCGACAGCACCAGCGCCGCCGACGTGCGCCGGCTCATGAACGGCGAGCGGGCGGTGCTCTTTGCGACCGATCCGCCGTATCTGGTCGACTATGACGGCTCGAACCACCCGACGCGCAACAAGGATTGGTCCGCCTCCTACGGCACGACCTGGGACGACAGCTCGCAGGGAGCCGAGCTCTACGACGGCTTCATCAGCGCCGCCGTCGCAGAGGCGATCACGGAGGACGCCGCCTGGTATTGCTGGCACGCCTCCCGCCGTCAGGCGATGCTCGAGGCGTGCTGGGAGAAAGTGGGCGCTTTCGTCCACCAGCAGATCATCTGGGTGAAGGATCGCGGGGTCCTCACGCGATCGCACTACCTCTGGAAGCACGAGCCGTGCTTCATGGGCTGGCGTCGTCCGAACCGCCCGCCGAAAGTGGCGGAGGAGACGCTGCCGTCGACGTGGGTGATGCCGAGCTTTGCGAAGGACGAGCGGCCGGATCATCCGACCCCGAAGCCGCTCGACGCGTTCGGGATCCCGATGCGCCAGCATGTCGCCCGCGGCGGTCTCTGCTACGAGCCGTTCTCAGGGTCCGGCTCGCAGATCATGGCGGGCGAGGCCAACGGCCGGCGCGTCTTCGCGATGGAGATAAGCCCGGCCTATGTCGACGTTGCTGTGGAGCGCTGGCAGGCCGAGACCGGCCGGGACGCCGTTCTCGATGACGACGGCCGGACGTTCGCGGAAGTGCGGAAGGAACGACTCGGCGAAGCGGCCGATGCGCCTGTCGACGACGCCGGTGAGGAGCCGCGCATCGGGCGCCGGCGAAGGAAGGCGGCTTGAAGCAGTCTCGCCTGATGTCGCTGGTCGAGGCGATCACGAATGTCGTGGTCGGCTACGGCGTCGCGGTGGCCGCGCAGCTCGCCGTCTTCCCTTGGTTCGGGTTGCCCGCGCGCGTCGCCGACGCTCTCGGGATCGGAGCGATCTTCACCCTCGTGAGCCTCGCGCGCAGCTTCGCGCTGCGCCGCCTGTTCGAGGCGATCCGTATCCGGCGAACGAGCAACGCCGCCGGAGGCTGACCCCAGCGGCGTTGA
This portion of the Acuticoccus sp. I52.16.1 genome encodes:
- a CDS encoding AAA family ATPase; protein product: MTDDRDPETHDAPADKDTQEPVEKRVEQADDNLVHFNPWRDFSDAPRRIDVFGDEPDAEQIATFMGVVFGYSEGLIPVRSFIDKGQGFDGRPHNIWVDANEAAPEKMTTFARWAWREGAAVYVIPGVVAEQGQAKATDIVGMQTVVVDLDCGDIDAKLAHLARHLGQPTMIVESGGVTGDGQQKCHVWWKLSEPAEGEEIARVCRLRGEIAVKVGGDKHFRSAHQPIRVAGSVYYKNNFKTLVRIVEVDPYLDHDLTELEEAVLDMPPAPGITFEPSFAQDDKPLVEDVLTRPVREGAQDGWSRFEGASAAIGHFIRMVHEGRMTKDEGWEGICQYNAAMLRPSWSVERLQRESERIWALHVEKNGPPALSVSLRAPGPIQVDAFSLGALLDDRSPMPEDLIAPRVLTPGGLLVLGGAPKVGKSDFLISWLVHMAAGEPFLGFAPPRPLRVFYLQAEIQYDYLRERLQSIALDPDVIARARGTFVATPKLRLLLDSDGQTGVAEAIRHAFPDEPVDVLCIDPIRNVFDGGTDGGGENDNDAMMFFLRERVELLREAVNPDCGVILAHHTKKLAKQQVKEDPFLALSGASSLRGFYTSGIIMHRPDEERTERRLEIELRNGPAMPAMLVDKRGGRWVEIRQQGERLVRAEYGAQLDAERLRKRDAILELLLSEAAEGRMYSAYQFAETFENKAGLGGLSTIRERLSVLATKGYVKFVKDEAARALGLDSARLKFGFLCAEGMVLGPLEDAVDEETGEVFRGGRPVLPSHHKCAQTGAALPVENPSVWVHREEDAA
- a CDS encoding crossover junction endodeoxyribonuclease RuvC — protein: MPVINRAREPHTSASADPIRGEAYVVLALDLGTTTGWALRNTDGLITSGTVSFRPSRYDGGGMRYVRFRAWLERLAADAGPIGAIHFEEVRRHVGTDAAHVFGGLLATLTAWAETAGVPYQGVPVGTIKRHATGKGNASKDAMIAAARARGFEPADDNEADAIAILHWALETAGGVA
- a CDS encoding DUF6362 family protein — encoded protein: MAEWTRADVEARLESAARVMRSQPSDGPRGTFNAWPAYFHDFADKVGQKPETRRPTPSPRAISEAEEAMLWLRWLDVDDARIVWARAERTAWKPICWQHGISRATAVRRHLYALSVIVWRLNGRRVPTKRSKQYVIDGAQAE
- a CDS encoding site-specific DNA-methyltransferase, coding for MTLGFAPETIELWPLERLQPYAKNAKLHGEDQVAKIAASIAEFGWTVPVLVGEDGEVIAGHGRILAAQKLGLSEAPVIVLGHLTDEQRRAYRIADNRLTELGAWDDALLSAELKDLLADEFDLSLIGFSDGELDKLLAAVPDEDGAAGGSGEGSTPPVTVPEPPRNPASRTGDLWILGDHRLLCGDSTSAADVRRLMNGERAVLFATDPPYLVDYDGSNHPTRNKDWSASYGTTWDDSSQGAELYDGFISAAVAEAITEDAAWYCWHASRRQAMLEACWEKVGAFVHQQIIWVKDRGVLTRSHYLWKHEPCFMGWRRPNRPPKVAEETLPSTWVMPSFAKDERPDHPTPKPLDAFGIPMRQHVARGGLCYEPFSGSGSQIMAGEANGRRVFAMEISPAYVDVAVERWQAETGRDAVLDDDGRTFAEVRKERLGEAADAPVDDAGEEPRIGRRRRKAA